From a single Mobula birostris isolate sMobBir1 chromosome 13, sMobBir1.hap1, whole genome shotgun sequence genomic region:
- the LOC140208439 gene encoding uncharacterized protein isoform X2: MAHQRVHTGDRLFTCLDCGKGFTESYKLLRHWSVHTGEQPFTCSDCGKGFPCFSKLKVHQQVHTGERLFTCLDCGKGFTESYKLLRHQSVHTGEQPFTCSDCGKGFTESFNLRIHWSVHTGGRAFTCSDCRKGFTRSSQLKVHQRVHTGERPFTCSVCGKGFTLSSRLLRHQSVHTWEWPFTCSDCGKGFTLSSALKVHQRVHTGERRFTCSDCGKGFTRSFQLKVHQRVHTGERPFTCSVCGKGFTCSSLLKVHQRVHTGERPFTCSDCGKGFTYSSQLNIHQRVHTGEWPFTCSDCGRGFTRSSQLKVHRRVHTGEKPFTCSVCGKGFTQSFNLKVHQRVHTGEKPFTCSDCGKGFTLSSQLLSHQQVHTGERPFTCSVCGKGFTWLSHLQRHQHVHTGER; the protein is encoded by the coding sequence atggctcaccagcgagttcacactggagaccggctgttcacctgcttggactgtgggaagggattcactgaatcatatAAGCTACtgagacactggtcagttcacactggggagcagccgttcacgtgctcagactgtgggaagggattcccttgtttctctaaactgaaggtacatcagcaagttcacactggggagcggctgttcacctgcttggactgtgggaagggattcactgaatcatataagctactgagacaccagtcagttcacactggagagcagccgttcacgtgctcagactgtgggaagggattcactgaatcatttAACCTACGGatacactggtcagttcacactggcggGAGGGCGTTCACGTGCTCAGACtgcaggaagggattcactcgctcatcccaactgaaggtgcatcagcgagttcacactggggagaggccattcacctgctcagtctgtgggaagggatttactctgTCATCTcggttactgagacaccagtcagttcacacctgggagtggccgttcacctgctcagactgtgggaagggattcactctgtcatctgcactgaaggtacatcagcgagttcacactggagagaggcgattcacctgctcagactgtgggaagggattcactcgatcattccaactgaaggtacatcagcgagttcacactggagagaggccgttcacttgctcagtgtgtgggaagggattcacttgctcatccctactgaaggtacatcagcgagttcacactggagagaggccgttcacttgctcagactgtgggaagggtttcacttactcatctcaactgaacatacatcagcgagttcacactggggagtggccgttcacctgctcagactgtgggaggggattcactcgttcatctcaactgaaggtacatcggcgagttcacactggagagaagccgttcacctgctcagtctgtgggaagggattcactcagtcatttaatctgaaggtacatcagcgagttcacactggagagaagccgttcacctgctcagactgtgggaagggattcactttgtcctcTCAACTACTGagtcaccagcaagttcacactggagagaggccattcacctgctcagtgtgtgggaagggattcacttggttgtCTCATCTTCAGAGACACCAGcatgttcacacaggggagaggtag